The genomic segment GAACTGAATTCCGGCGATGATTTTCTCGGCGTCATCTCCGCCGACGATCCCCGTGGTTCGTCCTTCACCTTGCAGATGGCCATTCTCGATTTCGATCTTGAGGATTTCTGACGACGCCTTTCGCCGCGCATAAACTATGCGTGGCTTGATGCAGGGAGCGGATGATAGAACCGCGCCATGTCCGTTGATCTGATCTGTCTCGATGCCGACGATACGCTTTGGCACAATATGCGCCACTTCGATGCGACCGAAGCGGCGCTGCTGGCGCTGTTGCGCCCCTTCGCCGAAGCCAATGTCGCCCGCGAAAAGCTCAATAGCTGCGAAGCGCGCAATCTCAAGCTCTATGGCTATGGCGCCAAGGGCTTTACCCTGTCGATGATCGAGATGGCCTTGGAATTGGGCGGCGAAGATCTGCCGGCCAAGGTCGTGATGGAGATTCTGGAAGCGGGCCGTGCGCTGCTGGCGCATCCGGTTGAGTTGTTCGACGATATCGAGAACACGCTGGATGCATTGGCGGAGCGTGGCCGCCTCGTCCTGGT from the Beijerinckia sp. 28-YEA-48 genome contains:
- a CDS encoding HAD family hydrolase, coding for MSVDLICLDADDTLWHNMRHFDATEAALLALLRPFAEANVAREKLNSCEARNLKLYGYGAKGFTLSMIEMALELGGEDLPAKVVMEILEAGRALLAHPVELFDDIENTLDALAERGRLVLVTKGDLLHQETKLAASGLGDRFSGIEIVSDKTAETFRRLFARYDVAPHRVIMAGDSMRSDILPALEAGAWAAFIPHALVWHHERAAGPGEHQRFRQLTRLAELPGWIDTLG